The following coding sequences lie in one Alloacidobacterium dinghuense genomic window:
- a CDS encoding alpha/beta hydrolase, with translation MEILKSLPPAIPLWPNGAPGARGDTEADKPRLYAFPPQTKSTTTAVLVIPGGGYAHVSMGHEGIQYARWLNAQGVTAFVLDYRVAPYQYPVEIQDGMRGMRYVRSHAADYGIDPNRIGVWGSSAGGHLASTLGVHGNDAPPLPEKSDSIDQTDARPNFMILSYPVVSMQPPIAHTGSMNNLLGEMPYAQMQQKFSNQLGVNAQTPMTFLFATTGDPTVPVENSLDLYRALERAHIPVELHIYDYADHGCGLCGSIPELATWPLLLRNWLIHENWLPTDAPPMPPAAPNYPFWPPGLDGPGKPQP, from the coding sequence AAACGGCGCGCCCGGAGCGCGCGGCGATACCGAGGCGGATAAGCCTCGCCTGTACGCGTTCCCGCCGCAGACCAAATCGACGACCACCGCTGTGCTGGTAATTCCCGGCGGTGGTTATGCCCACGTATCGATGGGGCACGAGGGAATCCAGTACGCGCGCTGGTTGAATGCGCAGGGTGTAACTGCCTTTGTTCTCGACTACCGCGTGGCACCGTATCAATATCCGGTTGAGATTCAGGACGGCATGCGCGGCATGCGCTATGTGCGATCGCACGCAGCCGATTACGGTATCGACCCGAACCGCATCGGCGTGTGGGGATCGTCAGCGGGCGGGCACCTTGCTTCGACGCTGGGCGTGCATGGCAACGATGCTCCGCCGCTGCCGGAAAAATCTGACTCCATCGACCAGACGGATGCGCGGCCGAATTTCATGATCCTCTCGTATCCGGTGGTCAGTATGCAGCCGCCGATTGCTCATACCGGCTCAATGAACAATCTGCTCGGTGAAATGCCGTACGCGCAAATGCAGCAGAAGTTTTCCAACCAGCTCGGCGTGAACGCCCAGACGCCGATGACCTTCCTCTTCGCGACAACCGGTGATCCTACGGTGCCGGTCGAAAACAGTCTCGATCTTTATCGCGCTCTGGAACGCGCCCATATTCCGGTAGAGCTTCACATCTACGACTATGCGGATCACGGCTGCGGCTTGTGCGGATCAATTCCCGAGCTGGCAACCTGGCCGCTGCTGCTGCGCAACTGGTTGATTCATGAAAACTGGTTGCCAACCGACGCGCCGCCCATGCCGCCTGCAGCGCCGAACTATCCATTCTGGCCTCCGGGACTGGATGGCCCGGGCAAGCCGCAGCCATAG
- a CDS encoding RluA family pseudouridine synthase has translation MPESATYSVSSEATGKRLDAWLATQLEGVSRSRVQTLLSQGSVVVDGKPGKASLKLRGGEVVEVHGEPVLPPLRAVAEAIPLDILYEDDDLSVVNKPAGMMVHAGSGATDDARNRGTLVNALLHHYRQLSSTGGELRPGIVHRLDKQTSGLIIIARNDAAHLKLAEMFSRRQMRKTYIALVHGSLKQDAGTINAAISRDAIRRTRMTTRRATGGRMAISHYEAVKRIDSKFGPFTLVRVRIETGRTHQIRVHMASIGHPVVGDTLYGAPAQIGVPAKNKRPSSGEDAIALDRNFLHAAELAFAHPRTGKLLELSASLPAELGHFLAKLEAKT, from the coding sequence ATGCCGGAGAGTGCCACCTATTCTGTTTCATCGGAAGCTACGGGCAAACGCCTGGACGCGTGGCTTGCAACGCAGCTTGAAGGTGTGAGCCGCTCGCGCGTGCAAACGCTGCTCTCACAGGGAAGTGTCGTGGTTGATGGCAAACCGGGGAAGGCTTCGCTCAAACTGCGCGGTGGTGAAGTCGTGGAGGTGCACGGTGAGCCCGTTCTGCCTCCGCTGCGAGCCGTAGCCGAGGCGATTCCGCTGGACATCCTATATGAGGACGACGATCTCTCCGTCGTGAACAAACCCGCGGGCATGATGGTGCATGCCGGATCGGGCGCGACAGACGATGCGCGAAATCGCGGCACGCTGGTGAATGCCTTGCTGCATCATTACCGGCAGCTTTCGTCGACCGGCGGCGAACTGCGTCCCGGTATCGTGCATCGGCTCGATAAGCAGACGAGCGGGCTCATCATCATCGCACGAAACGACGCGGCGCATCTGAAGCTGGCAGAGATGTTCTCGCGCCGTCAGATGCGCAAGACCTACATCGCGCTGGTGCATGGCTCATTGAAGCAGGATGCGGGAACGATCAATGCAGCAATCAGCCGCGACGCGATCCGGCGAACGCGCATGACCACACGCCGCGCTACCGGCGGTCGCATGGCGATTTCACACTATGAAGCTGTGAAGCGTATCGATTCAAAGTTCGGTCCCTTCACGCTGGTGCGCGTGCGCATTGAGACAGGCCGCACCCATCAGATTCGCGTGCACATGGCTTCCATTGGACATCCCGTGGTTGGCGACACGCTCTACGGTGCGCCAGCGCAAATCGGTGTTCCGGCGAAGAATAAACGACCCTCATCAGGTGAAGACGCAATTGCGCTCGACCGCAATTTCCTTCACGCGGCAGAGCTTGCATTTGCGCATCCGCGTACCGGTAAATTGCTGGAGTTGTCTGCGTCACTGCCGGCAGAGCTTGGGCATTTTCTGGCGAAGTTGGAAGCGAAAACGTAA